The segment caaaaatacacATGCATTGTGCgctttgtttttaatgatttcgGTTGAATTATGTGTTTATTATACACACCTGAAAGGTGTCGCTGAATGACTAGACCTGGGACTACACCGTCAAGAGTTGAAATACCAATATTTGCAGCCGGAAGCAGGATTGCAGAGcctaaaatttgtaattttgtaacTAAATTTGCAGGTTAGGTGTAAATTGTTCCTCATTACCTGTGGTAGTTATGTCTggtgtattatttaatttgagtcCGCGTTaagatatatatattattaatagCAAGTGAGACAGCGAACGTTAACGTTGGTCGTTGGCTGAGCGACGAGCACAGACAGAAGTTtggattttgctttttttcctcGACCCACCTACGTAAGTTAATGTATAATTATAAAACGTGTGAATTGCGTTCTTGTTTCTTACACTTCGAACCTGCTTCGAACTTACAAATTAGAATTCAAAACAATCACAGATTGAGCAAGGAGGCAGAAACGATTCTGAAGGGGGAAGGGGTGGGATACAAAACAAGCCAAAGCTCTGATTGTTAGTTGAGTTTGTCCGGGTTTATCTTTCAAGAgggagttaaaataaaaatacatatccAATTTCCCCTTATGTCCCTCAATACGAATCATTTGCCGGCAAAATACCCAATTTTTATTGGAGCTAGCAAGCAATGCAAGGAGAGAAAATCCCGCAGTATTTAAATCTTAAAGGTAAATTTGTGCTGTTTGATTTTCGCGGCATTTTCATCGTGTTTTCAACATGTCTGCTTGCAGCTCTCTTTGGCTCTCATCCCCCAGTTTTAAccttattttcttgaaaacatTTCGCCGCCATGATGTCAACTAGAATGTCGAGAAGTGATTACCATTAGgtgattttaatattccaaCCTCGGTTGCCACTTTTACTTATTTCTCTAAAGAAGCTTTTAAAAACAGGACCGAcatacatttcaattttttcactaaCATTGTTTGGAATTTCGACCGTGGTAAACTGCATACGCGGTGAAGCAAAATAACATCGAAATTTGAGACCTTGGTCTTTGGTCTGGGGACAGCTTGTAGACAATTTGTAGCTTGATTAACTAATAGTATAATGGCAAACACATTAACTGTAACATATAAAGTCATTCCCACAAGCTTCACGATCTCAGTGTTTTGATTATAGGCTATTCTGTCCATGTCtacaaacttatttttaaaatcacttaTCATAAGCCTCGTGGACGagtcaaattttcttgaagaGAATATCTAGAGAGAGCAAAGTCTTGAAACCTCTGACTGCCTAACAATTTAGTTTAAGTCAGCGATCTAGATTCGCAATTGATAGTcagattttccaaaatgttaGAGTCAAATATGGCGTGAAGCACGCGAATAATgtggacaatttaaaatattatattatcatATTTGACAGTTTGACGTAAGCATAAAACGTTTACCGCTTTTTTAAACtctgataatttttgcaagGTACAAACCTGGCAATACATACCTGATTCACCAATTCTACATAGTTAAATTGGCCTGCAAAACGGATAGAGTTTGCAAAACACGTAATTCCAATGGGCGCAGTTTCAAAATCACAGCAGAATAGTTTgttacatatatattaattgtttaagTCTAAAAACTTCTTAATCCTCCTTAAATGTCAGATCTCCAATAATTATTGATAACGTCGCAGGTTTCTAGAATGTAATTTCATTTACAGACATGGAAGAACACCAGCAACTGAATTCGGGTCCTCCTAAGAGATCCATCGATGACTTGATCGAGAATATCTCTGCTGACAGAGTGGACAGCGAGGGTCAGTACAACCACCTGGGGTTCCAGCCTGTGGCTCCCCAGTGGCCATCGTACCTGCACCAGCAGCCTCAGCAGCGCCCTCAGTTTATACCTCACGAGATTGATCAGCACCTGCACCAATATATTAGCACAAGACCCAATCCTCAACCACTAATCAGCGGTCACAATGAGGACTTTGTTGACTTTTACAATTTCAGCAGCCCACCGGTCAATTCTCTCTTTCCTCTGCAGGATGCCTCGGTTCTTAGGTAAATTAAGGTGTGATCAATTCAGTAAAGAGCCTAACTCGTGGCATTTCTACAGGTTCAATAACTTTGGAAGCTTCCGCGAAAATGATGATTTCGCTATGTTTGGAGCAAACGTTCCTCCACAGCAGCTGCAACCAGCACCGCCGCCACAGCCACCGCCACCGCagccacagcagcagcagcagcagcaacaacaacaacaacaaatcCCTCAGCGAGAAAGggattatattgaaaatttgatgtccAACTGGTCGTCTCATGGCAGCGGCACTTACAGTCCATTTGGAACAGTGACATCTCCAGATCGTGTCACAGAACAACACACACAACCACTGGAAGAAAAGATTGTTCCAAAAAAGAGGATGGTTGCAgaggtgtgtgtgtttttatttaattttggattatTGGTGTTTGACAACAATGATAGATGAAAAGGGCTGTTGACCCCAAAAAtggtttaatatttcaagagtTTTTGTTCTAGTTGGAAGTAGACTGTTTTGATGTTTCTAGCCCAATACATATGCATTTTATGTTTGAAGTgacattttcctttaattgagacgaatttttttgcaaatcattgcaacaggttttttaaaagtttaatttacaaatcaaaacaactttgaatttttgtgtcaggaaattaaaaatagactgAAGATTGCCATATACtaaccttaaaaaaatgtctacCAATTTTCCGCGTCAAAATTTGTTATATCATTAATTGTTTAACTAAAATTGAGTGTTTTCCCATTTTCAGGTCAAGCCAATGCGACCGTCCTATTCGGACATTGTGAGCAAATCACCACCGACTAAACATCGCAACTCCAGTCCCAACACTTCAAACAAAACCGACTATGTATCTTCTCTGAAAACAACAAAGTCTGCACCCAAGAACAGCAAGGTTGCCAATGGCAAGAAGGGCAATGCCAATGGATCTTCGCTCAAGCGCCAGCTTTCTGGAGACGAACCTACCGTTCTGAAGGCTGGTTTGGAAGCCAGACCGTCATCGCCTATTCCTATTATGTACCAGAGAAGGGTGTCCATCGAGGACAGCTCTGTTGGCGGAGATGATGATGAAGACAGGTCCGCACATGATAGCTCGTCTCAGTCGGGCGACTCGTCTGCCAAAAACTCTGACTCGTTCAAAGTACGAGCAACCAAACTTGACTGCCGAAACATGGAAGGGGGTGTGCCATTGAACAATCACAAGGCTTCCAAGCCTGGAGTTGCCAAGCGTCCTCTGCACATAAACAACAATCTCAACCTCCCTTCGAGAtctaatgagaaaaatatcgTCAAAGTTGGAAAGCCGTGCAAAAACTGCGGAGAAGATAGGAGgggtatatttttaaaactgatcaTTGAGATATAAttctcaattattttcctgcagGAACTAGTGGCTCGTCCTCAACTGGAGTAAAAAGTGACAGTAAGAACAATAAGCCCAGAAGTTCCAGCCAGAGCCATGAAAAGTCAGGCTTACGCAAAGGCAAAGGGAAGAAACGAGACTGTCCTTATTCATGGAGTAATTgttaattgattgatttttgagCCCGGTCTCTAAATCTCCTTTCTTATCGCAGGCGTCCTGTGGCCCATCATTTACAGGCACATGATTCAGTGGTTTGCTGTAGCTTGGCTGGCAATTTCATGGTTTCTGCACCTCCTCTCTGATGTGCTCGGCATGAGCTCCAAACTGGGATGGCATCTGTAAGTGTTTCTCAAGAGCATAAATATTCGCGAAATCAATACGTCCATCTTAAATTACATGGAAATCTTACTCTCTTCCATTGTGTCGCTGATGGACTACATTGACTTATGAAaccatttgtaattttcatcttttgagGAGGTTAATTGGTATTGTTTCAAACACattcatgattaaaattaaaaactaattgttCTGACAATGATGTGTTTAGTTTCATTACTTTGTTAATGTTATACTTCCAGTTGCGGATCTGCGTATGGCAAAGTGAAACAATGGGCCACTGATAGTTGGGGATACCTGAAGAACTCGCTTCCCTTTGTGTCCGCCTCTCAGCAGCAACAACATCGACGCTCCCGGCATCGGCAGCAGGCAGCCCCTCCTCGTTGGTGGAGCAAGTGGATTCCTAAATGGCTCAAATGCGGCAGCAAGAAGCCGTGGGAATCAAATGAACCTGCAAAACTAGAAGCCAACCTACCCTTGCCCACCACTGGAGACGAGGCGATGAAGAGACTGCTTTCTTGTAGAGGAAAAGATCCCTATAGGTTAGAATTCCTTTTAACTGTCAAAGTCTGTACTAATGTAAAATGACTATCCAGCATCCTTGGCGTAGCCCCCACCTGCACAGATGATGACatcaaaaggtactacaagcGTCAAGCATTTCTTGTGCACCCTGACAAAAACAGTCAGCCAGGAGCTGAGGAGGCCTTCAAGATTCTTGTGCATGCTTTTGACCTCATTGGAGAACCAGTAAGCTTTTCAATATTGGACAAGCTTTAGAAAATATAGCTTCACGCTCCTCAGGGCAAGCGGCAGTTGTATGACACTGAGCTGGCTCGTTCTCACCTTGAAGAGGCTGCGTACAGCGAGCTGAGTGATTTGCTGAACCAGTTGCACCAGAAGATGGAAGAGGCGGCCAACACCATCCGATGCACCAATTGCGGCAAACGGCACAAGCGTATTCCTGTCGATAGGCCCTGCTACGCGGCAAGAATGTGTTCACAGTGCAAAATCCATCATGCTGCAAGAGAGGTGATgcatcaatttatttggaaaagttCCGCAGTCCCAATATTCAGAAGGTCAAATGCAGGAGACTGACCCATTTTTAACACCTAATTCATAACATAACCAGCCTGTTCGcttgcattgttaaggcaccctctggagtgtcaaagcaatgggaggtatttgagcagtttggagatctaatactggctacccaatgtcagagatggcaaaaagtggttagtttagtgactcgaaatgctcaaattgctcaacgggctgggaggcgcaccggcgccgactcgctacttgctggtttgcacctttccagcatgcgtgatttggcttcacgggacgaatgtctagcgtttaaaaaaaagtcctcggtgcggaggcaagtggcccttgagtgggctgggtccctgtgcggcctggtgcgcccatgttatccgttcgcggtgttattgggacccgggtttcagcattcgtgctagtgtagtgcgcgcccttccggtcctcggacagagataaaaagagcaaataaataaataaataagcccaaaattaaaatgccctCTGCAGATGGCTGAAAACTTTTTGGACTTAATAATGTCTGTACAAGgccaaacaattaatttttttatcagttttttaTAAGACCATAAACTTCATGCATCatgcagttgaaatttttgaaattttataatacgTCCatcttaaattacattttgagTTAAACTAGCTTGAAGTGTGTCGCTGATGGACTACAGTAACTCTTGAAACTA is part of the Cloeon dipterum chromosome 1, ieCloDipt1.1, whole genome shotgun sequence genome and harbors:
- the LOC135942461 gene encoding uncharacterized protein LOC135942461, with amino-acid sequence MMSTRMSRNMEEHQQLNSGPPKRSIDDLIENISADRVDSEGQYNHLGFQPVAPQWPSYLHQQPQQRPQFIPHEIDQHLHQYISTRPNPQPLISGHNEDFVDFYNFSSPPVNSLFPLQDASVLRFNNFGSFRENDDFAMFGANVPPQQLQPAPPPQPPPPQPQQQQQQQQQQQQIPQRERDYIENLMSNWSSHGSGTYSPFGTVTSPDRVTEQHTQPLEEKIVPKKRMVAEVKPMRPSYSDIVSKSPPTKHRNSSPNTSNKTDYVSSLKTTKSAPKNSKVANGKKGNANGSSLKRQLSGDEPTVLKAGLEARPSSPIPIMYQRRVSIEDSSVGGDDDEDRSAHDSSSQSGDSSAKNSDSFKVRATKLDCRNMEGGVPLNNHKASKPGVAKRPLHINNNLNLPSRSNEKNIVKVGKPCKNCGEDRRGTSGSSSTGVKSDSKNNKPRSSSQSHEKSGLRKGKGKKRDCPYSWSVLWPIIYRHMIQWFAVAWLAISWFLHLLSDVLGMSSKLGWHLCGSAYGKVKQWATDSWGYLKNSLPFVSASQQQQHRRSRHRQQAAPPRWWSKWIPKWLKCGSKKPWESNEPAKLEANLPLPTTGDEAMKRLLSCRGKDPYSILGVAPTCTDDDIKRYYKRQAFLVHPDKNSQPGAEEAFKILVHAFDLIGEPGKRQLYDTELARSHLEEAAYSELSDLLNQLHQKMEEAANTIRCTNCGKRHKRIPVDRPCYAARMCSQCKIHHAAREGDIWAESSLMGFLWYYYACMEGSVYDITEWAACQADNLRHLKANSHAVQYRIVLGKRNNQQSSKSRSDDRKQPEAQSEPDLEDFLNSLYSQSNGRKENDSPHNNEQARKRKARRKK